One genomic window of Candidatus Kuenenia stuttgartiensis includes the following:
- a CDS encoding cold-shock protein, which yields MPQGTVKWFNDSKGFGFISQDNGEDVFVHQTAIECEGFRTLAEGDKVEFEVVKDQKGYKATKVVKL from the coding sequence ATGCCACAGGGTACCGTTAAATGGTTTAACGACTCAAAGGGTTTTGGTTTTATTTCTCAGGACAATGGAGAAGATGTATTTGTACATCAGACTGCGATCGAATGCGAGGGTTTTAGAACTCTTGCAGAAGGAGATAAAGTAGAGTTTGAAGTCGTAAAAGACCAAAAAGGCTACAAAGCCACAAAAGTAGTCAAATTATAA
- a CDS encoding RNA polymerase sigma factor RpoD/SigA: MTILKQKTERLDQINNENNPVEEEITEWNQEEEKSRDYDSVRLYLNEMAKIPLLTPAEEIYLAKKIRVMSRLLHRKVLGFDYALEMYIRLLEGVESESELVQFVELSAAREQNRDAVVEQIHAVTSNIRKSIESNLKDYEKIRRGNIARDKKLRVHKSILVRKGMAIKELESISVRSETILPVMRELLEVLSTIADYNRKRTVHRNFKRELCKELSCDINEIEALFAMPAKELKKIIFSINSIYNEYVMARKRFSEGNLRLVVSIAKKYRKRGMAFHDLIQEGNTGLMRAVDKYDYRMGFKFSTYATWWIKQAIIRATEEKVRTIRIPVHMMDVINKSTYVAKAGQGSSAEKIQLEAIARDTNTPLPEIYRLLQITSQPISLETPIGSDGETMFEDFIQDKKIDAPIFLAQRSLLKEQIQKVLDTLSYREREIIKLRFGISDGYTHSLEEIGKRFNITRERIRQIEAIALRKLQHPVRSRKLEGFLEGTMN; this comes from the coding sequence ATGACCATATTAAAACAAAAAACAGAACGGTTAGATCAAATAAACAACGAAAATAACCCGGTTGAGGAAGAGATAACAGAATGGAACCAGGAAGAAGAAAAGAGCCGCGATTATGATTCTGTACGATTATATTTAAATGAGATGGCAAAAATACCACTGCTTACCCCTGCAGAAGAAATCTACCTTGCGAAGAAGATACGGGTTATGAGCAGACTGCTCCATCGCAAGGTGCTGGGTTTTGATTATGCCTTGGAAATGTATATACGACTACTGGAAGGAGTGGAGAGTGAATCAGAGCTTGTTCAATTTGTTGAATTATCAGCGGCAAGAGAACAAAACCGGGATGCAGTTGTTGAACAGATTCACGCGGTTACCAGCAATATCAGAAAGAGCATAGAAAGCAATTTAAAAGATTATGAAAAGATTCGCAGGGGAAATATTGCGCGGGATAAAAAGCTGAGGGTGCATAAAAGTATTCTCGTAAGAAAGGGAATGGCGATTAAAGAGTTAGAATCCATTAGTGTACGGTCGGAAACCATACTGCCGGTTATGCGTGAATTGTTAGAGGTTTTATCGACAATTGCGGATTATAATAGAAAACGTACCGTCCATCGTAATTTTAAAAGGGAATTATGCAAAGAACTTTCTTGTGATATCAATGAGATAGAGGCATTGTTTGCAATGCCGGCGAAAGAGTTGAAAAAAATTATTTTTTCTATTAATTCCATTTACAATGAATATGTGATGGCAAGAAAGCGGTTTTCAGAGGGAAATTTACGACTGGTAGTAAGTATCGCAAAAAAATATAGAAAACGAGGGATGGCTTTTCACGACCTTATCCAGGAAGGTAATACGGGGCTTATGCGCGCCGTGGACAAATATGACTACAGGATGGGTTTTAAATTCAGCACATATGCAACATGGTGGATAAAACAAGCTATTATCAGGGCAACAGAAGAAAAAGTAAGAACAATACGAATCCCTGTGCATATGATGGATGTAATCAATAAGTCTACTTACGTGGCCAAAGCTGGACAGGGATCATCTGCGGAAAAAATACAGTTAGAAGCCATTGCAAGGGATACCAATACGCCATTGCCTGAAATATATAGATTGCTTCAGATAACATCACAACCTATATCATTAGAAACACCAATTGGCAGTGATGGAGAAACAATGTTTGAAGATTTTATTCAGGACAAAAAAATAGACGCCCCTATATTTCTTGCCCAGCGTTCTTTATTAAAAGAACAAATACAAAAGGTGCTTGATACGTTAAGTTACCGCGAACGGGAGATTATTAAATTACGTTTTGGAATTAGTGATGGATACACACACTCATTGGAAGAAATCGGAAAGAGGTTCAATATAACCCGCGAACGTATCCGGCAGATTGAAGCTATTGCCCTTCGTAAACTTCAACATCCGGTTCGCAGTAGAAAACTGGAAGGATTTCTTGAAGGTACGATGAATTAA
- a CDS encoding GatB/YqeY domain-containing protein: protein MDLNEKIKEDLKSSMKVQDKMRTSVLRMMLADIKIAETSGKPRDQIDYAAVVQGYQKKLKKTREEYERLSLPEKTREIDNELAIVEEYLPKQLSDEDVQKIVNEVVDENKFTGKEFGVAMKLIMNKCGGTADGKRVQTILKQKLGC from the coding sequence ATGGATTTAAATGAAAAGATCAAAGAAGATTTAAAATCTTCCATGAAAGTGCAGGATAAGATGAGAACCTCCGTCTTGCGTATGATGCTTGCGGATATAAAAATTGCAGAGACATCTGGCAAGCCAAGGGATCAGATAGATTATGCTGCAGTAGTTCAAGGGTATCAGAAAAAATTAAAAAAGACGCGGGAAGAGTATGAAAGGCTTTCGTTACCGGAAAAGACAAGAGAAATAGATAATGAGCTTGCTATCGTGGAGGAATATCTTCCAAAGCAGCTTTCTGATGAAGATGTTCAGAAAATTGTTAATGAAGTTGTTGACGAAAACAAATTTACCGGAAAAGAATTTGGCGTTGCAATGAAACTTATTATGAACAAATGCGGCGGAACAGCCGATGGGAAGAGGGTTCAAACGATTTTAAAACAAAAACTAGGTTGTTGA
- a CDS encoding response regulator, translating to MQNENWKESLRNLAADELRNIRSFVDELIQESEAKATIPATAAAAEIAPVIVYPPDTPQKSGERRTEKRFDMKISGTCAILDRSLNDYSNEEIPITIKDVSQHGIRFIINRSLLPSNHLIIKFSLSPAGVSGNLYRKPQKKISVEVRRVLKRSTSSGEEYDIGALSIDEDSMEKLQEEVNGIEVIKKRCKMKKDLKIMVLYTKETQCRAIENILSKQGYIIFAVNQKHNAMSILRKNKCDLLVTEFESAKINEYELLKDVKTEFADLGIILEIDSVDTWIDLLSFRLDEYLIKGFNERELTIVVEVVFKKILYKNMFRQYIENEKRSNQNLLIVSLRDTVRKQLYEITDQKGLDTIFVINTEHAWNVLNMNKIDFMLLDTEITGEEGLDFITKVKKYFPRLSTTILSENIRERSSYLMGGVDNFIVKPNDMQKLKQYWDSAITQRYFCQ from the coding sequence ATGCAAAATGAAAACTGGAAGGAATCGCTTCGGAATTTAGCGGCCGATGAACTTAGGAATATCAGGTCTTTTGTCGATGAATTAATTCAGGAATCAGAAGCAAAAGCAACCATCCCTGCAACAGCAGCAGCAGCAGAAATTGCACCTGTCATTGTTTACCCGCCAGACACACCTCAGAAATCAGGAGAAAGACGCACAGAGAAACGTTTTGATATGAAGATAAGTGGTACGTGTGCGATCCTAGATAGGAGCTTGAATGATTATTCAAATGAAGAAATACCCATTACTATTAAGGATGTTTCTCAGCACGGAATCAGGTTTATTATCAATCGTTCATTGTTGCCGTCAAACCATTTAATCATTAAATTCAGCTTATCTCCTGCCGGCGTTTCCGGCAATTTGTATCGAAAGCCGCAAAAGAAAATATCTGTGGAGGTAAGGAGGGTGCTAAAACGTTCCACTTCGTCCGGTGAAGAGTATGATATAGGCGCTTTATCTATAGACGAGGATTCTATGGAGAAATTGCAGGAAGAGGTTAATGGTATTGAGGTTATAAAAAAACGTTGTAAAATGAAGAAAGACCTGAAAATAATGGTGCTCTATACCAAGGAAACCCAATGCAGGGCAATTGAAAATATATTATCAAAGCAAGGGTATATTATTTTTGCGGTAAATCAAAAACACAATGCTATGAGTATATTACGCAAAAACAAATGCGATCTTCTTGTTACTGAATTTGAATCTGCAAAGATTAATGAGTATGAATTGTTAAAAGATGTAAAGACCGAATTTGCTGATTTGGGAATAATATTGGAAATAGACTCGGTAGATACATGGATAGACCTTTTATCATTTCGTTTGGATGAATATCTCATAAAAGGTTTTAATGAAAGAGAACTCACTATTGTTGTTGAAGTGGTTTTTAAAAAAATATTGTATAAAAATATGTTTCGTCAATATATTGAAAACGAAAAACGGTCGAATCAAAATCTACTGATTGTTAGCCTCAGAGATACAGTGAGAAAACAGCTTTATGAGATTACAGACCAAAAGGGTTTGGATACCATTTTTGTCATTAATACGGAACACGCATGGAATGTGTTAAATATGAACAAAATTGATTTTATGCTTTTAGACACTGAAATTACCGGTGAGGAGGGATTGGATTTTATTACAAAAGTAAAAAAATATTTCCCGCGTCTTTCAACTACGATACTGTCGGAAAACATTCGGGAACGTAGCAGTTATTTGATGGGTGGGGTGGATAATTTTATTGTGAAGCCAAATGATATGCAAAAATTAAAACAATATTGGGACTCGGCTATAACACAACGGTATTTTTGCCAATAA
- a CDS encoding adenosylcobalamin-dependent ribonucleoside-diphosphate reductase → MNKNILFLSPNAKLTLEKRYLKRNVLGKIIESPEDMFRRVAKNIASVDLIYNKKADIVSMEEEFYHLMTSLQFLPNSPALMNAGRHLQQLLACFVLPVEDSIEGIFDTVKQAALIHKSGGGTGFSFSRIRPKNDIVSASCGMASGPVSFMKVFNEATEAINQGGFRRGANMAALNVNHPDIFDFIHAKNTEGVLTNFNISVGITNAFMEAVENDAPFPLINPRTKLVVKTIRAKVLFQEIVQSAWKNGEPGVLFIDAINAANPTPLLGSIEGTNPCGEQPLLPYEACVLGSVNVSQMTTYKNDHYEMNWHTLEKTIHLAVHFLDNVIDATKHPLPQIEVLTKGNRKIGLGIMGFADLLIKLNIPYNSEEAMRFTDKLLRFFSGKANEASERLASERGMFPNYEKSIYARQNGPKYRNATRTTIAPTGTISIIANCSSGIEPLFAIAYTRNVLVEGGLPEIHPFFENVAKKRGLYTDKLLAEVKREGSIQNIAYIPDDIKRIFTTARDISPEYHVKIQSICQKYIDNAVSKTINFPKESTAEDVEKVFLLAYRSGCKGITIYRDKSRMSQALSFECACTKDLIGKNTVVL, encoded by the coding sequence ATGAATAAAAATATCCTTTTCTTATCTCCAAACGCTAAACTGACGCTTGAAAAGAGATATTTAAAAAGAAATGTCTTAGGCAAGATCATAGAATCGCCTGAAGATATGTTTCGCAGAGTGGCAAAAAATATCGCCTCGGTTGATTTAATTTATAATAAAAAGGCTGATATTGTTTCCATGGAAGAAGAGTTTTACCACCTTATGACCTCACTGCAATTTTTGCCCAACTCACCTGCATTAATGAACGCAGGCAGGCATCTGCAACAATTGCTCGCATGTTTCGTATTGCCTGTAGAAGATTCCATCGAAGGCATATTTGATACCGTAAAACAAGCCGCATTAATCCACAAAAGCGGGGGCGGCACCGGTTTCAGTTTCTCACGCATAAGACCAAAAAATGATATTGTAAGCGCTTCATGTGGTATGGCAAGCGGCCCTGTTTCCTTTATGAAGGTTTTCAATGAAGCGACGGAGGCCATAAACCAGGGTGGTTTCAGACGAGGCGCAAATATGGCGGCGCTGAACGTAAATCATCCCGATATTTTTGATTTTATTCATGCAAAAAATACTGAAGGTGTTTTGACAAATTTTAACATTTCTGTCGGGATTACGAATGCATTCATGGAAGCAGTGGAAAATGACGCACCATTTCCCCTCATTAATCCGAGAACGAAATTGGTTGTCAAAACAATAAGGGCAAAAGTGCTTTTTCAGGAAATCGTACAATCCGCATGGAAAAATGGCGAGCCGGGCGTTTTATTTATTGATGCCATAAACGCCGCCAATCCTACCCCATTGCTTGGGAGTATTGAGGGAACAAACCCCTGTGGAGAACAGCCCCTGCTGCCTTATGAAGCATGTGTTTTAGGATCGGTCAATGTTTCGCAAATGACTACATACAAAAATGATCATTACGAAATGAATTGGCACACATTGGAGAAAACAATCCATCTTGCCGTGCACTTTCTTGACAATGTTATTGATGCAACAAAGCATCCATTACCTCAAATTGAAGTGTTAACCAAAGGCAACAGAAAAATAGGATTGGGGATCATGGGATTTGCAGACCTTCTCATAAAACTCAATATTCCCTATAATTCAGAAGAAGCCATGAGATTCACTGATAAACTTTTAAGATTCTTCTCCGGAAAAGCAAATGAAGCATCTGAGAGATTGGCATCAGAACGCGGTATGTTTCCCAACTATGAAAAAAGTATTTATGCCCGGCAAAATGGCCCCAAATATAGAAATGCGACACGAACAACAATAGCGCCTACAGGCACTATCAGCATTATTGCCAATTGTTCCAGCGGCATAGAGCCTCTGTTTGCCATTGCATATACAAGAAATGTTCTCGTTGAAGGTGGATTACCGGAAATCCATCCGTTTTTTGAAAACGTTGCAAAAAAAAGAGGACTGTATACTGATAAACTTTTAGCAGAGGTAAAAAGGGAGGGTTCAATACAAAATATTGCCTATATTCCAGATGATATAAAAAGAATATTTACAACGGCAAGAGACATTTCACCGGAATATCACGTAAAAATTCAATCTATCTGCCAAAAATATATCGATAACGCCGTTTCCAAAACTATTAATTTTCCAAAAGAATCAACCGCTGAGGATGTGGAAAAGGTCTTCCTGCTGGCATACAGAAGCGGTTGTAAAGGAATAACCATTTACAGGGATAAGAGCAGAATGTCACAGGCGCTTTCCTTTGAATGTGCATGCACAAAAGATCTTATTGGCAAAAATACCGTTGTGTTATAG
- the queA gene encoding tRNA preQ1(34) S-adenosylmethionine ribosyltransferase-isomerase QueA codes for MPDVSVISHKLSDYDFDLPKELIAQKPTEKRDNARLLVLYRRSGRIEHRRFSEIAGYLRPEDLLVLNNTKVIPSRIAGKKPQGAYVDLLFIEELEGNHWKALLKSNGLLKKGEKIYLDNAAVSACLLVKHEDNSWILRIENGANIRELIHRTGEMPLPPYIKRPKKNNTLSTLDAERYQTVFAQKEGAIAAPTAGLHFSEDVLGKIRNSGTDIAFVTLHVGLGTFLPIKTEEIKNHRMHKEYYEYTKELLPKITITKNRGGRIIATGSTSCRTLETIALNNNIHQFSGYTDLFIYPPYPFQYVDALITNFHLPKTTLFLLVSAFAGREQIFNAYEIAKKEGYRFYSYGDCMLII; via the coding sequence ATGCCTGACGTCTCTGTCATTTCTCATAAATTATCCGATTACGATTTCGATCTTCCAAAAGAACTTATTGCCCAAAAACCTACGGAAAAAAGGGATAATGCGCGGCTTTTGGTTCTATATCGCCGCTCTGGCAGGATAGAACATCGCAGATTCAGTGAAATTGCCGGTTACCTCCGCCCCGAAGATCTTCTCGTGTTGAATAATACGAAGGTTATTCCGTCACGGATAGCTGGTAAAAAACCTCAGGGGGCATATGTAGATTTATTGTTCATAGAAGAATTGGAAGGTAATCACTGGAAGGCTTTGCTAAAATCAAATGGGCTGTTGAAGAAAGGAGAAAAGATTTATCTTGATAATGCCGCCGTTTCAGCCTGTTTACTTGTAAAACATGAAGATAACTCGTGGATATTGCGGATAGAAAACGGGGCGAATATAAGGGAACTTATTCACCGGACCGGAGAAATGCCATTACCTCCATATATAAAACGTCCTAAAAAAAACAATACACTTTCCACCCTGGATGCAGAACGATATCAGACCGTGTTCGCTCAAAAGGAAGGCGCTATCGCAGCCCCAACGGCGGGATTACATTTCAGCGAAGATGTTTTGGGAAAAATAAGAAATAGCGGAACAGATATCGCGTTTGTCACGCTTCATGTCGGATTAGGCACGTTTTTGCCTATCAAAACGGAAGAGATAAAAAATCACCGTATGCATAAAGAATATTACGAATATACAAAAGAATTGCTCCCAAAAATAACTATCACCAAAAACCGGGGTGGACGCATTATTGCAACCGGAAGCACGTCATGCCGAACGCTTGAAACGATTGCATTGAATAACAACATACATCAGTTTTCTGGTTATACAGATTTGTTTATATATCCGCCATATCCTTTTCAATACGTTGATGCGCTCATTACCAACTTTCATCTTCCGAAAACCACTCTTTTCTTATTAGTTTCAGCCTTTGCAGGAAGGGAACAAATTTTTAACGCCTATGAAATTGCCAAAAAAGAGGGATATCGCTTTTACAGCTACGGTGACTGTATGCTGATCATTTAA
- the mraZ gene encoding division/cell wall cluster transcriptional repressor MraZ produces the protein MFTGEYRHTIDTKNRLAIPASLRESINEEVEGKGFYITRGLDTCLFMYTPKEWQGVVSKIEQSSFTNKKARQFQRLFFSKAQHISVTDPHGRILIPQYLKEIANIQKNVVIVGVNNRIEIWDEKNWSDFESETNEEYEEIAEDLFQ, from the coding sequence ATGTTCACCGGAGAGTACCGACACACAATAGATACTAAAAACCGCCTTGCCATTCCGGCTTCTTTGCGTGAAAGCATTAACGAAGAAGTTGAGGGGAAAGGGTTTTATATAACGCGGGGCCTCGATACATGTCTCTTCATGTATACCCCTAAAGAATGGCAAGGTGTTGTTTCCAAAATAGAACAATCCTCTTTTACGAATAAAAAGGCGCGACAATTTCAGCGTCTTTTTTTCTCTAAAGCCCAACACATTAGCGTAACGGATCCTCATGGTCGCATATTAATTCCTCAGTACCTCAAAGAAATTGCGAATATACAGAAAAATGTTGTTATTGTGGGCGTGAATAACCGGATTGAAATATGGGATGAAAAAAACTGGAGCGACTTTGAATCGGAAACTAACGAGGAATATGAAGAAATTGCAGAAGATTTATTCCAGTAA
- the rsmH gene encoding 16S rRNA (cytosine(1402)-N(4))-methyltransferase RsmH, whose amino-acid sequence MYVKKDNLLHEPVMVDEVLEYLCLQPGSIILDCTVGGGGHAGKIMDRIKPDGCLIGIDKDFDMLNMTKECLSDRGCPFKLYHADYVDADEVLRQAGIDGVHGVLLDLGASSLQFDSAERGFSFSKEGPLDMRMDRTASFMAQDLLRKISERDLQALLKKYGEERWSKRIARRIIKERSVSGLKSTTQLARIIERAVPSMRHRIHPATRVFQALRIAVNKELESLEKFLNKIHFSMVKGARIAVISFHSLEDRIVKNSFIEMEDKNIFHIITKKPLRPGASEIERNARSRSAKLRVAERI is encoded by the coding sequence ATGTATGTTAAAAAAGATAATCTGCTTCATGAGCCTGTTATGGTTGACGAGGTGTTGGAATACCTGTGTTTGCAGCCGGGGAGCATTATTCTGGATTGCACGGTAGGAGGTGGAGGGCATGCAGGTAAAATAATGGACAGGATTAAACCTGATGGTTGTTTGATTGGTATTGATAAGGATTTTGATATGTTAAATATGACAAAAGAGTGTTTATCGGACAGAGGATGCCCATTTAAATTGTATCATGCCGATTATGTTGATGCAGATGAAGTATTGCGGCAGGCTGGCATTGACGGAGTTCATGGTGTACTTCTCGACCTGGGTGCTTCTTCATTGCAGTTTGATAGCGCAGAGCGCGGATTTAGTTTTTCTAAAGAAGGCCCGCTTGATATGAGAATGGACCGGACGGCTTCTTTTATGGCGCAGGATTTATTACGTAAGATATCTGAACGGGATTTGCAGGCATTGTTAAAAAAATATGGGGAAGAACGTTGGTCAAAAAGAATTGCAAGGCGGATAATAAAAGAAAGAAGTGTATCCGGATTAAAGTCAACAACACAGTTAGCAAGGATAATAGAACGTGCTGTGCCATCTATGAGACACAGAATTCATCCTGCAACAAGGGTCTTTCAGGCGTTGAGAATAGCAGTTAACAAAGAATTGGAAAGTTTGGAAAAATTTTTGAATAAGATTCATTTTTCTATGGTAAAAGGTGCGCGTATTGCCGTCATAAGCTTTCATTCACTGGAAGATAGAATTGTGAAAAACAGTTTTATAGAGATGGAAGATAAAAATATTTTTCACATAATAACCAAAAAACCATTAAGGCCGGGTGCTTCTGAAATAGAAAGAAATGCGAGGAGCAGAAGCGCAAAACTCAGAGTTGCAGAAAGGATTTAA
- a CDS encoding peptidoglycan D,D-transpeptidase FtsI family protein, with the protein MYFKNMHRFWTNTIGFMLILVFIGLAVNLCRIQVLEHDKYLKLAKAQQSKKVALSARRGLILDRNGRKLAESLRVGSVYANPSAIKDVSLVASHLSKVLHLNPSKVSAKLEKDKKFVWIKRRVSDEELKEIRKLSLQGVYIEHEYQRFYQNGPLGSHVIGFTDIDENGLEGIELSCNQALQGEPGYKRMYRDAQQSNILTADTEMRRPRHGNNVMLTIDANIQRFAEEELENLDKTWSPASATAIVMDISTGEILAMANLPAYDLNNVGKYPARARKNLAVTDYYEPGSIIKPIVLAGIFENKLARPNDMINCENGRYVMGKRILHDSHRYDTLTVAEIVTHSSNIGMAKLGMRMGIERMYRHLEQFNFGNKSGIELSGEQGGIFRPMKSWSKQFSLVSVSIGHEIAATPLQFVTIFSSIANGGLLLKPVIIKSITGNDGKVKEEYPVPQVVRRVMSEEVARDLLNPILVDVVRNGTGKRAFLAEYEVAGKTGTSQKVNKSDGRYSRNKYIASFVAYAPADNPRICVLIMADEPKGAYYGGTVAAPSVREIIKKTLQYLEVEPLKLKMAMH; encoded by the coding sequence ATGTATTTTAAAAACATGCACAGGTTTTGGACGAATACGATAGGCTTTATGCTTATTTTGGTTTTCATAGGGTTGGCAGTAAATTTATGCCGTATACAGGTACTTGAGCATGATAAATATTTGAAACTGGCCAAAGCACAACAAAGCAAGAAGGTAGCCTTATCTGCAAGAAGGGGTTTGATATTGGATAGAAATGGCAGGAAGCTTGCGGAATCTTTACGTGTCGGCTCTGTTTATGCAAACCCTTCTGCAATTAAAGACGTTTCTTTAGTCGCCAGCCACTTAAGCAAGGTCTTACACCTTAATCCCTCAAAAGTATCAGCAAAACTCGAAAAAGATAAAAAATTTGTCTGGATAAAGAGAAGGGTCAGCGATGAGGAATTGAAAGAGATTCGGAAGCTCTCCTTGCAAGGTGTGTATATTGAGCATGAGTATCAGCGTTTTTATCAAAATGGCCCGTTAGGAAGCCATGTTATCGGGTTCACGGATATCGATGAAAATGGTCTTGAAGGTATTGAATTGTCATGCAATCAAGCGTTGCAAGGTGAGCCTGGTTATAAAAGGATGTACCGCGATGCCCAGCAAAGCAATATTTTAACGGCAGACACAGAGATGCGGCGTCCAAGGCATGGAAACAATGTTATGCTGACAATTGATGCGAATATTCAGCGTTTTGCCGAAGAGGAATTGGAGAATCTTGACAAAACATGGTCGCCTGCCTCTGCTACGGCGATTGTGATGGATATAAGCACCGGAGAAATACTTGCCATGGCGAATCTGCCGGCATATGATTTAAATAATGTTGGTAAATATCCTGCGAGAGCAAGGAAAAATCTGGCAGTCACTGATTATTATGAACCGGGTTCAATAATAAAACCGATTGTGCTGGCCGGCATATTTGAAAATAAACTTGCCAGGCCGAATGATATGATTAACTGTGAAAATGGAAGATATGTAATGGGGAAAAGAATATTGCACGATTCGCACCGCTACGACACCCTTACTGTTGCAGAAATTGTTACCCATTCCAGTAATATTGGGATGGCAAAGTTGGGTATGCGCATGGGAATCGAAAGGATGTATCGTCACCTTGAACAGTTTAATTTTGGGAATAAGTCTGGTATTGAGTTATCCGGAGAACAGGGGGGGATTTTTCGTCCCATGAAAAGCTGGTCGAAACAATTTTCTTTAGTATCGGTTTCGATTGGCCATGAAATTGCTGCAACACCGCTTCAGTTTGTCACTATATTTAGCAGTATTGCAAATGGCGGCCTGCTGTTAAAACCAGTAATAATAAAGTCGATTACCGGCAATGACGGCAAGGTTAAAGAAGAATATCCTGTACCTCAGGTTGTCAGGCGTGTAATGAGTGAAGAAGTTGCCCGTGATTTATTAAATCCTATATTAGTTGATGTCGTGAGAAATGGCACAGGAAAGAGGGCTTTTTTAGCGGAATATGAGGTTGCCGGAAAAACAGGAACGTCCCAAAAGGTTAACAAGAGCGACGGACGTTATTCGCGCAATAAATATATCGCTTCCTTTGTCGCATATGCTCCGGCGGATAATCCCCGTATTTGTGTATTAATAATGGCTGACGAACCAAAAGGTGCTTATTATGGCGGCACTGTTGCGGCTCCGTCAGTGCGGGAAATTATCAAAAAAACGCTGCAGTATCTTGAGGTAGAGCCATTAAAATTAAAAATGGCTATGCACTGA